The following coding sequences are from one Perognathus longimembris pacificus isolate PPM17 chromosome 13, ASM2315922v1, whole genome shotgun sequence window:
- the Phlda2 gene encoding pleckstrin homology-like domain family A member 2: MKTPGEVLREGELEKRSDSLFQLWKKKRGVLTPDRLRLFPAGPGARPKELRFHSILKVDCVERTGKYVYFTIVTTDRKEIDFRCPGESCWNAAITLALIDFQNRRALEDFRSRQERSAPAAQPAESRAARAP, from the coding sequence ATGAAGACCCCCGGCGAGGTGCTGCGCGAAGGCGAGCTGGAGAAGCGCAGCGACAGCCTGTTCCAGCTGTGGAAGAAGAAGCGCGGCGTGCTCACGCCCGACCGCCTGCGCCTCTTCCCCGCGGGCCCCGGCGCGCGCCCCAAGGAGCTGCGCTTCCACTCCATCCTCAAGGTGGACTGCGTGGAGCGCACCGGCAAGTACGTCTACTTCACCATCGTCACCACCGACCGCAAGGAGATCGACTTCCGCTGCCCGGGCGAGAGCTGCTGGAACGCGGCCATCACGCTGGCGCTCATCGACTTCCAGAACCGCCGCGCGCTCGAGGACTTCCGCAGCCGCCAGGAGCGCTCGGCGCCCGCCGCGCAGCCCGCGGAGTCCCGGGCGGCCCGCGCGCCCTGA
- the Slc22a18 gene encoding LOW QUALITY PROTEIN: solute carrier family 22 member 18 (The sequence of the model RefSeq protein was modified relative to this genomic sequence to represent the inferred CDS: deleted 1 base in 1 codon) — protein MPGAPAAQGRWVIRLTYVLTTLELTTLFMQFSVLPYLSRTLGLDSVSFGYLQTTLGLLQLLGGPLFGRFADQRGARAALSLSFLAASAIYLLLAAACIPALPGVPLLFASRLPSAFMHALPAAQMVVTDLTAPAERPAALGRLGLCFGVSLILGSLLGGTLSTAFGVLCPLVLALVANLLGVVVSLTCIPSTTKKAPAAPPGGATASVFDLKAITRLLLLPGVLPVFLVKVVSGLPSGLFLVMFSIISMDFFQLEAAQSGYLMSFFGVLQMVVQGLVIGRLSRRFSEEALLRASLLVFTVVGLGMVLMSSVFHFCLLMPGLVFGMCTLHVVTDSMLTKSVPAADTGTMLGLSASVQPLTRTVGPTLGGLLYRRFGVPVFGHVQFAVNILMLLILWRTPVSQESRKAH, from the exons ATGCCAGGAGCCCCGGCCGCCCAGGGGCGCTGGGTCATCCGCCTCACCTATGTGCTAACCACGCTGGAGCTCACCACCCTCTTCATGCAGTTCTCCGTCCTGCCC TATCTGTCTCGGACGCTGGGCCTGGATTCCGTCAGTTTTGGCTACCTGCAGACGACCTTAGGGCTGCTCCAGCTGCTGGGGGGTCCCCTGTTCGGCAG gTTCGCGGACCAGCGC GGGGCCCGGGCGGCGCTGTCCCTGTCCTTCCTGGCGGCCTCTGCGATCTACCTGCTCCTGGCGGCCGCCTGCATCCCGGCCCTGCCCGGCGTCCCCCTGCTCTTCGCCTCGCGCCTGCCCTCCGCCTTCATGCACGCCCTGCCCG ccgcgcAAATGGTGGTCACGGACCTGACTGCGCCCGCGGAGCGGCCCGCGGCCCTGGGCCGGCTCGGCCTCTGCTTCGGTGTGAGCCTCATCCTGGGCTCCCTGCTGGGCGGGACCCTGAGCACGGCGTTCGG GGTCCTTTGCCCCCTGGTCCTGGCACTGGTGGCCAACCTCCTGGGAGTCGTCGTCAGCCTCACCtgcatccccagcaccaccaagaaGGCGCCGGCTGCCCCGCCAG gcGGGGCCACGGCCAGCGTGTTTGACCTGAAGGCCATCACccgcctgctgctgctgcctggCGTCCTGCCCGTGTTCCTGGTCAAGGTGGTCTCCGGCCTCCCCTCAG GGCTCTTCCTGGTCATGTTCTCCATCATCTCCATGGACTTCTTCCAGCTGGAGGCCGCGCAGAGTGGCTACCTCATGTCCTTCTTCGGGGTCCTGCAGATG GTGGTCCAGGGCCTGGTCATCGGGCGTCTGAGCCGCCGCTTCTCGGAGGAGGCCTTGCTGCGGGCCAGCCTGCTGGTCTTCACCGTGgtggggctgggcatg GTGCTGATGTCCAGCGTCTTCCACTTCTGCCTGCTGATGCCCGGCCTGGTGTTCGGCATGTGCACGCTCCACGTGGTGACGGACAGCATGCTGACCAAGTCCGTCCCTGCCGCGGACAC GGGGACCATGCTAGGCCTCAGCGCCTCGGTGCAGCCGCTCACCCGCACGGTGGGGCCCACGCTGGGCGGCCTCCTCTACCGCCGCTTCGGGGTCCCCGTCTTTGGCCACGTGCAGTTCGCCGTCAACATCCTCATGCTCCTGATCCTCTGGAGGACGCCTGTGTCCCAGGAGAGCCGCAAAGCCCACTGA
- the Cdkn1c gene encoding LOW QUALITY PROTEIN: cyclin-dependent kinase inhibitor 1C (The sequence of the model RefSeq protein was modified relative to this genomic sequence to represent the inferred CDS: inserted 1 base in 1 codon; deleted 2 bases in 2 codons): MERLAPNGNFPGMVRTSACXSLFGPVDHEELGRELRMRLAELSAEDQNRWDFNFQQDVPLRGPGRLQWTEVDSESVPAFYRETVQVGRCRLLVGPRPPPVTLAVISRPLEPPPGGESFDDFEEEEEPEEPPSDPEPEPTPPAARARARAPEEGRGAAPPAAPGVPPSVARPAAPAAAAPEAVPEVAAAGGGGGPPRWPRLRPRRRPPRRPRRRRPPRPRRSPSSRPRRPQFAAPAVPPAPAPDVASDADPDADAASGADLGASPAAQRSPEPPADPAQAGIPGRPAAGPAAAGANGAAAKKLSGPLISDFFAKRKRSAENKPNEAPAAPAAAPAPGPAPAVGGAEQTPRKRLR; encoded by the exons ATGGAGCGTCTGGCGCCCAATGGAAACTTCCCGGGCATGGTGCGCACCAGCGCCT GCAGCCTCTTCGGGCCCGTGGACCACGAGGAGCTGGGCCGCGAGCTGCGGATGCGCCTGGCCGAGCTGAGCGCCGAGGACCAGAACCGCTGGGACTTCAACTTCCAGCAGGACGTGCCCCTGCGCGGGCCCGGCCGCCTGCAGTGGACCGAGGTGGACAGCGAGTCGGTGCCCGCCTTCTACCGCGAGACGGTGCAGGTGGGGCGCTGCCGCCTGCTGGTG GGGCCGCGCCCGCCCCCGGTGACCCTGGCTGTCATCTCGCGCCCCCTCGAGCCGCCGCCCGGTGGTGAGTCCTTCGACGActtcgaggaggaggaggagcccgagGAGCCGCCCAGCGACCCGGAGCCGGAGCCCACCCCGCCCGCGGCCCGCGCCCGGGCTCGGGCCCCGGAGGAGGGCCGGGGGGCGGCCCCGCCGGCGGCCCCCGGCGTGCCCCCGAGCGTGGCTCGGCCCGCGGCTCCCGCGGCGGCGGCCCCCGAGGCGGTCCCGGAGGTGgcggcggccggcggcggcggcggccccccgAGGTGGCCCCGGCTGCGCCCTCGGCGGCGGCCCCCGAGGCGCCCCCGGCGGCgccgcccgccgcggccccggcGGAGCCCCAGCTCGCGGCCCCGGCG CCCGCAGTTCGCGGCCCCGGCggtgcccccggccccggccccggacgTGGCCTCGGACGCGGACCCGGACGCGGACGCGGCGAGCGGCGCGGACCTGGGCGCGAGCCCCGCGGCGCAGCGCAGCCCGGAGCCGCCGGCGGACCCGGCGCAGGCGGGGATCCCGGGACGTCCCGCGGCCGGCCCCGCGGCC GCCGGCGCCAACGGCGCCGCGGCGAAGAAGCTGTCGGGGCCTCTCATCTCGG ATTTCTTCGCCAAGCGTAAGCGATCCGCGGAGAACAAGCCGAACGAGGCGCCCGCGGCCCCGGCCGCCGCTCCGGctcccggccccgcgcccgcggtgggcggggcggagCAGACCCCTCGCAAGCGCCTGAGATGA